From Nitrospira sp., a single genomic window includes:
- a CDS encoding cytochrome bc complex cytochrome b subunit has protein sequence MDSKHSSPATISDHQPSTIEKLVAFLDERVGLKEMQAKMLNEPLPGGSRWAYVFGSILLFIFAMQALTGTLLMFYYVPTADHAWASTQYIIHDVDYGWFLLGYHFWGSSAMVVCVIAHMSQVFLWGAYKKPRELLWIVGLALFGVVITFGFTGYLLPWDQRAFWATTVGVEILDKTPVIGDFIARFLKGGPTPGQMTLSRFFVLHVMVLPAALMALAGLHLFLFRVAAPAGPFTGTVEELKAKTDYFFPRQIWKDMVGMAFVFVSICALALWEPVVLLDEAAPDPGDYHPEPEWYFLFYFQLLRLKLFAGEFGQFMGAVALPVAFMVLLVALPFIDKDPERNIFKRPIALISWIVIMVFILLFTVASVINREFLD, from the coding sequence ATGGATAGTAAGCATTCATCCCCTGCAACGATTTCCGATCATCAGCCCAGCACGATCGAAAAGCTTGTCGCTTTCCTAGACGAACGTGTTGGTCTCAAGGAAATGCAGGCCAAGATGCTCAATGAGCCGCTTCCTGGTGGGTCTCGTTGGGCCTACGTGTTCGGCTCTATCCTGTTGTTCATCTTTGCGATGCAGGCACTGACGGGCACGTTGCTGATGTTCTATTATGTGCCGACGGCAGACCACGCCTGGGCCAGTACGCAATATATTATTCACGACGTTGATTATGGCTGGTTCCTCCTGGGCTACCATTTTTGGGGGTCCAGTGCGATGGTGGTCTGTGTGATTGCCCACATGTCGCAGGTATTTCTCTGGGGCGCGTATAAAAAGCCGCGAGAGTTACTCTGGATCGTCGGGCTGGCCCTCTTCGGTGTGGTGATCACCTTCGGATTTACAGGCTATCTCTTGCCTTGGGACCAGCGGGCGTTCTGGGCGACGACGGTTGGTGTCGAAATTTTGGATAAGACCCCCGTTATCGGCGATTTTATTGCTCGATTTCTCAAAGGGGGCCCGACTCCTGGGCAGATGACATTGAGCCGATTCTTCGTCCTGCATGTGATGGTTCTCCCGGCTGCACTTATGGCCCTCGCCGGACTCCATCTCTTTCTGTTTCGCGTGGCCGCTCCCGCTGGACCCTTTACCGGTACAGTGGAAGAGCTCAAGGCGAAGACCGACTACTTCTTTCCCCGTCAGATTTGGAAAGATATGGTTGGGATGGCGTTCGTCTTTGTCAGTATCTGCGCCTTGGCTCTTTGGGAACCAGTCGTCCTATTGGACGAGGCAGCGCCAGACCCTGGGGACTATCATCCTGAACCTGAATGGTACTTTCTATTTTACTTCCAGCTGCTCCGGTTGAAACTGTTTGCGGGTGAGTTCGGTCAATTTATGGGGGCTGTGGCGTTGCCGGTTGCCTTCATGGTGTTGCTTGTCGCGCTCCCGTTCATCGACAAGGATCCCGAGCGGAATATTTTCAAGCGACCGATTGCTCTCATCAGCTGGATTGTGATCATGGTGTTTATTCTCTTGTTCACGGTTGCATCGGTGATTAACCGAGAGTTCCTGGATTAG
- the hpnH gene encoding adenosyl-hopene transferase HpnH — translation MAVPISQMYTVATYVLSQKLKGVKRYPLVLMLEPLFRCNLACAGCGKIQYPEHVLDKRLTPEQCWAAAEECGAPMVSIPGGEPLIHPEIATIVKGLVDRKKYIYLCTNAILLERKLDEYQPSKYLTFSIHMDGLKDEHDLAVCRDGVYEVAVKAIKAALKRGHRVTTNTTLFDDANPERVRTFFDEMMALGVEGMTISPGYSYQKAPDQQHFLKRERTQELFSKILAHPKPGWQFNQSPLFLDFLMGRRQYECTPWGNPTYNVFGWQKPCYLLQEGYTTTFRELMELTEWEKYGTGRNEKCADCMVHCGYEASAVEDTFSTASGFVRTAKLTLSPTSR, via the coding sequence ATGGCTGTTCCGATTTCCCAAATGTATACAGTGGCGACGTATGTGCTCTCCCAGAAGTTGAAGGGAGTGAAGCGATATCCCTTGGTGTTGATGCTTGAACCGCTCTTTCGATGTAACCTAGCCTGCGCAGGCTGTGGGAAGATTCAGTACCCTGAGCATGTCCTCGACAAGCGGTTAACCCCTGAACAATGCTGGGCGGCGGCGGAGGAATGCGGAGCGCCCATGGTGAGTATTCCTGGGGGGGAACCACTCATTCATCCTGAAATCGCAACAATCGTAAAGGGTTTGGTAGATCGGAAGAAGTATATTTATCTTTGCACGAACGCCATCCTCTTAGAGCGGAAGTTGGACGAATATCAGCCTTCGAAATACTTGACCTTCAGTATCCACATGGATGGACTCAAGGATGAACACGATTTGGCTGTCTGTCGCGATGGGGTGTATGAGGTGGCAGTCAAGGCGATCAAAGCGGCACTCAAGCGCGGTCATCGCGTGACGACCAACACCACCTTGTTCGATGATGCGAATCCAGAGCGGGTCAGAACATTTTTTGATGAAATGATGGCCCTTGGCGTCGAGGGGATGACCATCTCCCCAGGGTATAGTTATCAAAAAGCTCCAGATCAGCAACACTTCTTGAAGCGGGAGCGGACGCAAGAGCTTTTCTCCAAGATCCTTGCTCACCCCAAGCCAGGTTGGCAGTTCAACCAATCGCCGTTGTTTTTAGATTTCCTTATGGGGCGACGTCAGTACGAATGTACGCCCTGGGGGAATCCAACGTATAACGTGTTTGGATGGCAGAAGCCCTGCTATTTGCTCCAAGAGGGCTATACCACGACCTTCCGGGAGTTGATGGAGTTGACGGAGTGGGAGAAGTACGGAACTGGTCGGAATGAAAAGTGCGCCGATTGCATGGTCCATTGTGGCTATGAGGCCTCCGCAGTTGAAGATACGTTTAGTACGGCCTCTGGATTTGTTCGGACTGCCAAACTGACATTATCGCCTACATCGCGATAG
- a CDS encoding response regulator transcription factor, with translation MTGEMKALLRRQRNTRPRIDRGVHPRSIRLLIAETQRLIRQSLRLLLEREQDVASVIEATDGHEAYRLALEHKPDIALLDVDMPDLDVESVAKRIYHHLPNTRILLLARYDEDSRIVGAMQAGAFGYILKDTDWTDFLCIIRAAAHGEQAVSPMMPDRVVRAVPGAVKHPYAERGILISSLTEREQEILACAAAGRSNKEMADQLCVSVETIKTHLHHIYQKLSVSGRVEAILTYLRAQ, from the coding sequence ATGACCGGCGAAATGAAGGCGCTTCTTCGCCGCCAAAGAAACACCAGACCTCGTATCGATCGTGGAGTACACCCGAGGTCCATCCGACTGCTCATTGCTGAAACTCAACGACTGATCAGACAAAGCCTGCGGCTCCTTCTGGAGCGAGAGCAAGATGTCGCCAGTGTGATTGAGGCGACGGATGGGCATGAGGCGTATCGCTTAGCACTGGAGCATAAACCCGATATTGCCCTCCTTGACGTCGACATGCCAGATCTCGACGTGGAGTCGGTGGCAAAACGCATCTATCACCACTTGCCAAATACCAGAATCCTGCTATTAGCCCGATACGATGAAGACTCCCGGATAGTGGGAGCTATGCAAGCGGGAGCGTTTGGCTACATCCTCAAGGATACCGACTGGACGGACTTCCTCTGCATTATTAGGGCTGCCGCTCACGGAGAGCAGGCCGTATCGCCCATGATGCCTGACCGTGTCGTGCGAGCCGTTCCCGGTGCCGTCAAACATCCCTATGCTGAACGCGGCATCTTGATCTCCAGCCTAACTGAGCGAGAACAAGAGATACTGGCATGCGCCGCAGCCGGCCGAAGCAATAAGGAAATGGCCGACCAACTCTGTGTCTCAGTCGAGACTATCAAAACACACTTGCACCATATCTATCAAAAGCTCTCCGTCAGTGGCCGTGTCGAAGCCATTCTCACCTACCTCCGGGCTCAGTAA
- a CDS encoding cytochrome c, with translation MSEVAQLQLIALSIIGIGILILLFIKAVFVRVTGFVAIVLGLFALMSLAVPQLASLPPAEEKIDIANIKTPTDIAAIGQTVFFSKGQCALCHSIGPSESARCPDLKGIGAKLSKDFLFESLTDPQAFVYKDYRHGGVPKDYPATMPAINKDPIGLSKNEILAIIAFLQQMSGEPISVSTSELDIPGKAPSAPVKAAQAALVADAHTN, from the coding sequence ATGAGTGAAGTCGCACAACTACAACTAATCGCACTGTCCATCATTGGGATCGGCATTCTGATCCTGTTGTTCATCAAGGCCGTGTTTGTGAGGGTGACGGGATTCGTTGCCATCGTGCTGGGGTTGTTTGCACTGATGTCGCTTGCCGTACCTCAGCTGGCCTCTCTACCTCCTGCCGAGGAAAAGATCGATATTGCCAATATTAAGACACCGACTGATATTGCTGCCATCGGCCAGACGGTCTTCTTCAGTAAAGGCCAATGTGCACTGTGTCATTCCATCGGGCCAAGTGAATCCGCCCGTTGTCCGGATCTGAAGGGAATCGGCGCTAAGTTAAGCAAGGATTTCCTCTTTGAAAGCCTAACGGATCCCCAGGCGTTCGTGTATAAGGATTACCGCCATGGTGGCGTGCCAAAAGACTATCCAGCCACGATGCCAGCTATCAATAAGGATCCGATCGGACTCTCGAAGAATGAAATATTGGCCATTATCGCGTTTCTGCAGCAAATGAGCGGGGAGCCGATCTCTGTCAGCACGTCGGAGCTTGATATCCCTGGGAAGGCCCCGTCTGCGCCGGTGAAGGCCGCGCAAGCTGCGCTTGTTGCCGACGCACACACGAATTAG
- a CDS encoding RNA-binding protein, whose translation MGSKLYVGGLPYSATESQLTSLFAEHGTVESARVIADKFTGQSRGFGFVEMSTAEEAKAAITALNGSQMDGRSLTVNEAKPMEPRSGGGAGGGGSRFGGGGGGGRDRNRY comes from the coding sequence ATGGGTTCAAAATTGTATGTCGGCGGATTGCCCTACTCGGCAACCGAATCTCAACTCACCAGCCTGTTTGCAGAGCACGGCACGGTCGAATCGGCCCGCGTGATCGCGGACAAGTTCACGGGTCAGTCACGTGGATTCGGCTTCGTAGAGATGTCGACCGCCGAAGAAGCGAAGGCAGCCATCACTGCCCTGAACGGGTCACAGATGGACGGACGGTCATTGACCGTGAATGAAGCGAAGCCAATGGAGCCACGTTCCGGCGGTGGTGCGGGTGGAGGCGGCTCACGATTCGGTGGTGGTGGTGGTGGCGGACGCGACCGCAACCGCTATTAA
- a CDS encoding ubiquinol-cytochrome c reductase iron-sulfur subunit — protein MLQPKLKSKVQCTDLNIGEVTKVVLDPLSHEISHIVVSVNGSGERQVAMGHVQVVTDDLVQLCAPSTEILALPPFKRDDYVTTHEVEISHLEDHIHVTPGEVLVPLPDLEKSVKRRTFFMNFTNVIGFLIGLPIAYPILRFLMKPMYADFDNEWLKVGNVSKIKQADVGVQFKYKKKVKEAYMPEAEVDKNVWVLQATPELLGKVYQGKDAEFRDAKGKTIWTNKQDVPYLAFSGKCPHLGCAFKWRQHKVLGQVFLCPCHLSIYDASGKVLDGPAPRALDALPVRVSAGGEVEVIDMEFKAGTKLQIRII, from the coding sequence ATGCTGCAACCGAAGCTGAAATCCAAGGTTCAGTGCACCGACCTCAATATCGGTGAAGTCACAAAAGTCGTGCTTGATCCGCTTTCCCATGAGATCAGCCACATCGTGGTATCGGTGAATGGGAGCGGTGAGCGACAAGTTGCCATGGGCCATGTCCAGGTTGTGACGGACGATCTTGTGCAGTTGTGTGCGCCGTCAACGGAGATCTTGGCGTTACCTCCCTTTAAGCGAGATGACTATGTCACCACGCATGAAGTGGAGATCTCACATCTCGAAGACCATATCCATGTGACCCCGGGTGAGGTGCTGGTTCCTCTGCCGGATCTTGAGAAAAGCGTTAAACGCCGCACGTTTTTCATGAATTTTACCAATGTCATTGGGTTTTTGATCGGTCTTCCGATTGCCTATCCGATTCTCCGCTTTCTCATGAAGCCAATGTATGCGGATTTCGACAATGAATGGCTGAAAGTGGGGAATGTCAGCAAGATCAAGCAAGCAGATGTTGGTGTGCAGTTTAAGTATAAGAAAAAGGTCAAAGAAGCCTATATGCCAGAGGCTGAAGTCGATAAAAATGTCTGGGTGTTACAGGCCACTCCAGAGCTTCTAGGAAAAGTCTATCAAGGCAAGGACGCCGAATTCCGTGATGCCAAAGGAAAGACCATCTGGACCAATAAGCAAGATGTTCCCTACCTCGCGTTCTCCGGCAAGTGCCCGCATTTAGGGTGTGCGTTCAAGTGGCGACAGCATAAAGTACTTGGACAAGTCTTTCTCTGTCCGTGCCATCTCAGTATTTATGATGCCTCGGGAAAAGTGCTCGATGGCCCGGCCCCGCGCGCTCTTGACGCCTTGCCTGTGAGGGTTTCTGCAGGGGGAGAGGTTGAGGTCATCGACATGGAGTTCAAGGCCGGTACGAAGTTGCAAATTCGGATCATTTGA
- a CDS encoding DUF2029 domain-containing protein: MTCSPRVMYVCRWTMESKPIIHWVNDFVRSVLFLRLVKVGLAIAAMVHGYIISFGRSFHFRDIDIHREIGRRFLTGDYLYANDYCYMYLPTTGIYFAPLLALDRNPSLALRYAVAVGCLVITTMLFHRMLCGRSDANVWSRLLVGIGAGLLTLQFILNDLDDGGPHLILLGILAGGSYAIWVGKERLGAALIGLGIVLKLTPALFVLLFFWKRQWRVASYTVLATVLWVLLPLLYMGPTSWWEHHTEWTRNTVLSVLDRQAEGRQENELQKANLSLRHTMLRYLVTYPPTHRLRQVDPGYQPVLDLPSLVANGIVGVAAISLLGLFAWSSCRAFQGPGDPTWARDCAGTLVLALLFSPITWDQHLVWLIPAACVVVAAAAQVSGGLSRLGYIMLAVYVVLTMVLNYEVVGSVRWEALKSYHHLGIAMLILYGLLLSSRGGLSDQGLHHEKVQSSSSRMVREA, encoded by the coding sequence TTGACGTGTTCTCCAAGGGTCATGTATGTGTGCCGGTGGACTATGGAATCAAAGCCGATCATTCACTGGGTCAATGACTTTGTCAGATCCGTTCTCTTTCTGAGGCTGGTAAAGGTCGGCCTCGCGATTGCGGCGATGGTGCATGGCTACATCATCTCCTTCGGGCGCTCATTTCACTTCCGTGACATCGATATCCATCGCGAGATCGGACGACGCTTTCTCACGGGGGACTATCTCTACGCCAATGACTACTGCTACATGTATTTACCGACTACCGGCATCTATTTCGCCCCCTTGCTCGCTCTGGACAGAAATCCGAGCTTAGCCTTGCGCTATGCCGTCGCTGTCGGATGCTTAGTCATCACCACCATGTTGTTCCACCGCATGTTGTGTGGCAGGTCAGACGCGAATGTGTGGAGTCGGCTCTTGGTCGGTATCGGTGCAGGGTTGTTGACGCTACAATTTATCCTGAACGATCTCGACGACGGAGGTCCGCATCTCATCCTGCTGGGTATTCTGGCCGGCGGCAGTTACGCAATATGGGTTGGGAAAGAACGGCTGGGAGCAGCTTTAATTGGACTTGGCATCGTGCTCAAGCTCACTCCAGCACTCTTCGTGCTTCTGTTTTTTTGGAAGCGGCAATGGCGAGTCGCCTCGTACACGGTACTTGCCACGGTTTTGTGGGTTCTGTTACCCCTCTTATATATGGGACCCACAAGTTGGTGGGAGCATCATACTGAATGGACCAGGAATACTGTGTTATCCGTGCTTGATCGGCAGGCAGAGGGTCGGCAGGAAAATGAACTTCAGAAGGCGAACCTCTCGCTCCGCCATACCATGCTGCGCTACCTGGTCACATACCCACCAACCCATCGGCTTCGGCAGGTGGATCCAGGCTATCAACCGGTGTTAGATCTGCCGTCTCTGGTTGCGAACGGGATTGTTGGGGTTGCCGCGATCAGCCTGCTTGGATTATTTGCGTGGTCAAGTTGCCGTGCGTTTCAAGGGCCAGGAGATCCTACATGGGCACGGGATTGCGCTGGGACCTTGGTTTTGGCCTTATTGTTCTCTCCTATCACCTGGGATCAGCACCTGGTATGGCTGATCCCAGCGGCCTGTGTCGTTGTCGCGGCAGCAGCTCAGGTGAGCGGCGGGTTGAGTCGTTTGGGATACATCATGCTGGCCGTGTATGTGGTATTGACCATGGTGCTGAATTATGAAGTCGTGGGTTCAGTAAGATGGGAGGCACTGAAGAGCTACCATCATCTTGGTATCGCGATGTTGATCTTGTACGGATTGCTTCTCAGCAGTAGGGGCGGTTTGAGCGATCAAGGATTGCATCATGAAAAAGTGCAATCAAGCTCGTCTCGTATGGTCCGCGAGGCATAG
- a CDS encoding c-type cytochrome has translation MNMRIRLIHVLLVMGLGLLSSCGGEQGGEGPIVPPPPAPAEYADKRMPAGWWGDAQKLEEGHKLFIGETNPDVNCASCHGKDGKPVKAGATDFRNPERMKLYSDSVWFWRISEGVANTKMKGWKSKLSEEDRWKLVLYERNFALSGKAWNEEKKQWGEVGAK, from the coding sequence ATGAATATGAGGATAAGATTGATTCACGTTCTGTTGGTTATGGGTCTCGGACTATTATCGAGTTGTGGTGGAGAGCAAGGCGGAGAAGGCCCGATTGTACCGCCACCTCCAGCTCCTGCAGAATATGCTGATAAGCGTATGCCGGCAGGTTGGTGGGGCGATGCTCAGAAGCTGGAAGAGGGCCACAAACTCTTCATCGGCGAGACAAACCCTGATGTGAACTGTGCCAGCTGTCATGGGAAGGACGGAAAGCCTGTAAAGGCAGGTGCCACGGATTTCCGAAATCCTGAACGCATGAAACTCTATTCAGACTCCGTTTGGTTCTGGCGCATCTCCGAGGGTGTAGCCAATACCAAGATGAAGGGTTGGAAGAGCAAGCTCTCAGAGGAAGATCGATGGAAGCTCGTGCTCTATGAACGGAATTTTGCACTGTCTGGAAAAGCCTGGAATGAAGAGAAGAAGCAGTGGGGTGAGGTTGGTGCGAAGTGA
- a CDS encoding cytochrome c, protein MGALGKPIILMVAMYAFLKFVLPNIPGSAPLPSSLIFLYLLLTAGGIFMFETVSGESKDALWNPIQRFLTGENIGGLQALRYGVFILFPLLVGWQTYGSTAVSDLPPTESRTIHPAPPGEYTGLSNPVPKTPENIMQGKGFYAAYCSPCHGGNFDGKGPAARGFIPAPANFADPTTIAMLQESYLFWRIKKGGVGLPIEGAPWKSAMPRWEVELPDEWIWKIILGEYDGAHQSPRTWE, encoded by the coding sequence ATGGGAGCGTTAGGGAAGCCAATCATTCTCATGGTCGCCATGTATGCGTTTCTGAAGTTTGTGTTGCCTAACATACCTGGCTCTGCCCCCCTTCCCTCCAGCCTCATATTTCTGTATCTCTTGCTAACTGCAGGCGGCATTTTCATGTTTGAAACAGTGAGCGGTGAATCGAAGGATGCCTTATGGAATCCGATTCAACGATTTCTGACCGGAGAGAACATCGGCGGTCTGCAAGCACTTCGCTATGGCGTGTTCATTCTGTTTCCGTTGCTGGTGGGCTGGCAAACATACGGAAGTACGGCGGTGAGCGACCTCCCTCCGACGGAAAGCCGAACGATTCATCCGGCCCCACCAGGGGAATACACGGGCCTGTCAAATCCTGTTCCTAAAACTCCTGAAAATATTATGCAGGGGAAGGGCTTTTACGCCGCCTATTGCTCACCCTGTCATGGTGGAAACTTTGACGGGAAGGGACCGGCGGCTCGTGGATTTATTCCGGCACCTGCCAATTTTGCCGACCCCACGACGATTGCCATGTTGCAAGAAAGCTATCTATTCTGGCGCATCAAAAAGGGTGGCGTCGGCCTTCCCATTGAAGGTGCACCGTGGAAGTCCGCTATGCCTCGTTGGGAAGTCGAGTTGCCCGATGAATGGATTTGGAAGATCATCTTAGGTGAGTACGACGGCGCGCATCAATCCCCACGAACCTGGGAGTAG
- a CDS encoding cytochrome c, whose product MGNIFKKLGIGLAVGGVLVGIARSQAVPADFQVLFFVVALIGAIIFVLLDAQPIGTMSGGKSLVAVVAFWVLLITAGVAGPSLLPQFNPEDEKAKIGKLLEKERKQSGQGKADELIARVKALDAQVKSLEDRLKGLGGIQAASTPPAGEKPPAVASASAGDFMKVGEEQWQLQECYNCHKLRGEGGKKRGPELDNIGTLLTVDEIQEKISNPKSFMAEGYEKEWQKGIMPNKFKDLMDPKEMQALAAWLGTFKNTSVNTPKPIKKN is encoded by the coding sequence ATGGGGAATATATTCAAAAAACTAGGTATTGGATTGGCGGTCGGTGGAGTGTTAGTTGGTATCGCGCGATCGCAGGCAGTGCCGGCTGACTTTCAAGTGCTGTTCTTTGTCGTCGCGCTGATCGGGGCGATCATCTTCGTGCTGCTTGACGCACAGCCGATCGGAACCATGAGTGGTGGGAAGTCCCTTGTTGCCGTCGTGGCGTTTTGGGTTCTCCTGATTACCGCTGGCGTAGCCGGGCCTTCGTTGTTACCGCAGTTTAATCCAGAAGACGAAAAGGCAAAAATCGGCAAACTTCTTGAGAAGGAGCGAAAGCAGTCAGGACAGGGGAAGGCGGATGAACTGATTGCTCGGGTGAAGGCTCTCGATGCGCAAGTCAAATCGCTTGAGGATCGTCTGAAGGGTCTAGGTGGAATTCAGGCTGCGTCGACGCCTCCAGCTGGGGAGAAACCCCCTGCCGTAGCGAGTGCAAGCGCGGGTGATTTTATGAAGGTGGGCGAGGAGCAGTGGCAACTGCAAGAGTGTTACAACTGTCACAAGCTTCGGGGTGAGGGTGGAAAGAAGCGAGGTCCAGAATTGGATAATATCGGCACGTTATTAACTGTCGATGAGATTCAAGAGAAAATTTCGAACCCCAAGAGTTTTATGGCCGAGGGGTACGAGAAGGAATGGCAGAAGGGCATCATGCCCAACAAGTTTAAAGATCTGATGGACCCCAAAGAGATGCAGGCTCTTGCTGCCTGGTTAGGGACGTTCAAGAATACCTCGGTGAATACCCCCAAGCCGATCAAGAAAAACTAA
- a CDS encoding FxsA family protein, whose protein sequence is MSVMFPPVALATHEADHRFMVEGYVCGPDGKGVSSADVLVKDTKISYGQVVRTDGDGYYKAMFHLHNDNFGDPLLVEARGEQQHLKVEFDQKDLESDRKIRVNFGTGCEVSGPPLWIWWGGGAVVAVASGVIGMKLARSQRKRARGKVKSQGKRKS, encoded by the coding sequence ATGAGCGTCATGTTTCCACCGGTGGCTCTAGCCACGCATGAAGCGGACCATCGTTTCATGGTCGAGGGGTATGTGTGCGGGCCGGATGGGAAGGGGGTGTCGAGTGCAGACGTTCTTGTTAAGGACACTAAGATTTCATACGGTCAGGTTGTGCGGACGGATGGAGATGGCTACTATAAAGCGATGTTTCATCTGCACAATGACAATTTCGGTGATCCCCTTTTGGTAGAGGCGAGAGGGGAGCAGCAACACCTTAAGGTTGAGTTCGACCAAAAAGATTTAGAGAGTGATCGGAAGATCCGCGTTAATTTTGGAACTGGTTGTGAGGTGAGTGGGCCTCCTCTCTGGATTTGGTGGGGGGGCGGGGCGGTGGTTGCAGTAGCTAGCGGTGTTATTGGGATGAAGCTGGCTCGTTCTCAGCGGAAGCGAGCGCGGGGTAAGGTGAAATCGCAGGGAAAGCGAAAATCATAA
- a CDS encoding 4-hydroxybenzoate octaprenyltransferase: protein MSDPVVSSSTSSGISWSALARLIRLPNQTGTYLLLLPTLWSLVLATRGIPPPHLLVIFIGGSFLMRSAGVIMNDLADETFDRQVARTKTRPLASGELSRRHALILLSLLLVVAASLLFFLLPIVTWLAPVAVFLAALYPYSKRWIHIPQAMLGIAFGWGTIMAWAAVRGQLESSAWCLFGATAAWAIAYDTIYAIQDQEDDRRVGVKSAALYFGDSVHHGVGLAFSIMLVCLIAAGWFAQLGWPYYAALLGVSVFFILQVMRLQRPMTPTHAFAMFRAHVWAGAAILLGLLVGLVG, encoded by the coding sequence ATGTCCGATCCGGTCGTGTCTTCATCTACTTCTTCTGGAATTTCTTGGTCTGCACTTGCCCGATTGATCCGGCTGCCAAACCAGACCGGTACCTATCTCTTACTCCTGCCCACCCTCTGGAGCCTCGTGCTGGCTACTCGAGGGATTCCTCCGCCTCACCTCTTAGTTATTTTCATCGGCGGATCGTTCCTCATGAGAAGCGCTGGCGTCATTATGAACGATTTAGCCGATGAAACATTTGACCGGCAAGTCGCACGGACCAAGACGCGTCCGTTGGCTTCTGGCGAATTGTCACGCCGCCATGCACTGATTCTACTCAGCCTGCTGCTTGTCGTAGCGGCAAGCCTCCTCTTCTTCCTTCTGCCGATCGTAACCTGGCTCGCCCCGGTTGCGGTATTTCTGGCCGCCCTCTACCCATACTCCAAACGATGGATTCATATCCCGCAAGCCATGCTTGGCATCGCGTTCGGCTGGGGAACGATCATGGCTTGGGCTGCAGTGCGAGGACAATTGGAGAGCTCAGCGTGGTGTCTCTTTGGAGCAACCGCCGCCTGGGCCATAGCCTATGACACGATCTACGCGATCCAAGACCAGGAGGATGATCGACGCGTTGGGGTTAAGTCAGCCGCGCTGTACTTCGGGGATTCGGTTCACCACGGCGTGGGATTGGCGTTCAGTATCATGCTGGTGTGCTTAATCGCCGCAGGGTGGTTTGCTCAGCTCGGGTGGCCATATTATGCAGCGCTCTTGGGCGTGTCGGTATTCTTCATACTCCAGGTCATGCGCCTGCAAAGACCGATGACACCGACCCACGCGTTCGCCATGTTTCGCGCACACGTTTGGGCAGGCGCTGCCATCCTTCTCGGATTACTCGTCGGGTTAGTGGGTTAA
- a CDS encoding c-type cytochrome produces MKAPRLGIIGLAVGVIGGLAFITGGCANEQEKRGHELYTHYCSDCHGESGKQNEGFNWSAMPDPKPKDLSNKSEMSTFKDEELFATISRDMLDTSEEGGDTIGDDDFAVPTMPTFKYTLSEDELWSIVGYVRTLHGTKMEFNVAARKASLEEGLKTAQAKFEQAKQAYEAAEKKASDEADRKSEQLKKDVDVDESAYAAEQATMGQAKKEMDVAQVALNNFSTRAGKGLSIPRPDLTVKPADVAKLVDRGKQLYENKYGCNGCHNVGGEGGKIGPALDRAGFRLNATWVYRWLKNPQAMDAHTRMPALGLNDADAKAVTMYVATLRATKSEPVAEKPVEKP; encoded by the coding sequence ATGAAGGCGCCAAGGCTAGGTATCATAGGATTGGCAGTGGGCGTGATCGGAGGCTTGGCTTTCATCACTGGTGGCTGCGCCAACGAACAGGAAAAGCGTGGGCATGAACTCTATACCCACTATTGCAGCGATTGTCACGGCGAGAGCGGGAAGCAAAACGAAGGGTTTAATTGGTCGGCTATGCCCGATCCAAAGCCTAAGGATTTGTCGAATAAGTCAGAAATGAGCACATTCAAGGATGAGGAGCTCTTTGCGACTATCTCGCGGGACATGCTGGACACCAGTGAGGAAGGTGGAGATACGATCGGAGATGACGACTTTGCCGTGCCCACGATGCCGACCTTTAAATATACGCTCTCTGAGGATGAACTCTGGTCGATTGTTGGATATGTGCGCACGTTGCACGGAACGAAGATGGAGTTTAACGTCGCGGCACGCAAGGCTTCCTTGGAAGAAGGATTGAAGACCGCTCAGGCCAAGTTTGAACAGGCCAAGCAGGCCTATGAAGCCGCCGAAAAGAAAGCCAGCGATGAAGCCGATCGGAAGAGCGAGCAGTTGAAGAAAGATGTCGATGTGGATGAATCCGCTTATGCGGCTGAACAAGCAACAATGGGGCAAGCCAAGAAAGAGATGGATGTGGCCCAGGTTGCCCTCAACAATTTCTCTACGAGAGCGGGAAAGGGACTCAGTATTCCTAGGCCAGATCTGACGGTCAAGCCTGCAGACGTTGCAAAATTGGTCGATCGTGGCAAACAACTCTATGAAAATAAGTATGGTTGCAACGGGTGCCACAATGTCGGCGGTGAAGGCGGGAAGATCGGTCCCGCGTTGGATCGAGCCGGATTTCGGTTGAATGCCACGTGGGTGTATCGTTGGCTCAAGAATCCACAGGCGATGGATGCGCACACACGGATGCCCGCCTTGGGTTTGAATGATGCAGATGCCAAAGCTGTGACGATGTATGTGGCCACCTTACGGGCGACAAAGTCTGAACCTGTAGCCGAGAAGCCGGTCGAAAAGCCTTAA